One genomic segment of Belonocnema kinseyi isolate 2016_QV_RU_SX_M_011 chromosome 2, B_treatae_v1, whole genome shotgun sequence includes these proteins:
- the LOC117168172 gene encoding rhodopsin-like isoform X1 — MTIIAGPHFAPHSWGSHGGGFGNHTVVDKALPEMLHLVDPYWYHFPPMNPLWYGILGFVIGCLGLISVCGNGMVVFIFTTTKSLRTPSNLFVVNLAFSDFCMMFFMSPPMVINCYYETWVLGPFMCEIYAMLGSLFGCGSIWTMCMIAFDRYNVIVKGLAGKPLTISGAILRIVGLWVWAVIWTIAPMLGWNRYVPEGNMTACGTDYLSKDWFSRSYIIVYSIFVYFMPLFLIIYSYYFIIAAVTAHEKAMREQAKKMNVASLRSSDNQNTSAEHKLAKIALMTISLWFMAWTPYLVINYAGIFETVKLSPLFTIWGSVFAKANAVYNPIVYGISHPKYRAALFQRFPSLACASESASGDAVSTTSGVTTVTDGDKTAA, encoded by the exons atgACCATTATAGCAGGGCCACATTTTGCCCCCCATTCATGGGGCTCCCATGGAGGAGGTTTTGGCAACCACACAGTGGTAGATAAAGCTTTACCGGAAATGCTTCATTTGGTTGATCCTTATTGGTACCACTTTCCACCAATGAATCCACTATGGTATGGAATTCTCGGTTTCGTCATTGGTTGCTTGGGATTAATTTCTGTATGTGGAAATGGGATGGTGGTCTTTATATTTACTACTACGAAATCCCTTCGAACTCCAAGCAACCTTTTCGTCGTCAATCTCGCATTCTCCGACTTTTGCATGATGTTTTTCATGTCGCCACCCATG GTAATCAATTGCTACTATGAGACGTGGGTTCTTGGTCCATTTATGTGTGAGATCTACGCAATGCTTGGCTCCCTATTCGGATGTGGCTCCATTTGGACAATGTGTATGATTGCTTTCGATCGATACAATGTCATTGTAAAGGGTTTAGCTGGCAAGCCACTAACTATCAGTGGTGCAATTCTGCGCATTGTTGGTCTCTGGGTATGGGCAGTAATTTGGACAATTGCACCAATGTTGGGCTGGAATCG ttatgttCCCGAGGGCAACATGACAGCATGTGGAACTGACTATCTATCTAAGGATTGGTTCTCTAGGTCTTACATTATTGTATACAGCATCTTTGTATACTTTATGCCTCTTTTCCTCATAATATACAGTTACTATTTCATCATTGCTGCTGTAACTGCTCACGAAAAAGCAATGCGTGAACAGGCCAAAAAAATGAACGTGGCTTCCCTTCGATCATCCGACAATCAAAATACGAGTGCTGAACATAAGCTCGCCAag atAGCTTTAATGACCATTTCACTGTGGTTCATGGCATGGACTCCATACTTGGTGATAAACTATGCAGGCATCTTTGAAACCGTAAAACTCAGTCCTTTGTTTACGATTTGGGGTTCCGTTTTTGCCAAAGCGAACGCTGTCTATAATCCAATTGTATATGGTATCAG TCACCCGAAGTACCGTGCAGCTCTCTTTCAGAGGTTCCCATCTCTAGCCTGTGCCAGCGAGTCTGCTAGTGGAGATGCAGTTTCCACAACTTCTGGTGTCACGACTGTTACAGACGGTGATAAGACGGCTGCGTAA
- the LOC117168172 gene encoding rhodopsin-like isoform X2: MTIIAGPHFAPHSWGSHGGGFGNHTVVDKALPEMLHLVDPYWYHFPPMNPLWYGILGFVIGCLGLISVCGNGMVVFIFTTTKSLRTPSNLFVVNLAFSDFCMMFFMSPPMVINCYYETWVLGPFMCEIYAMLGSLFGCGSIWTMCMIAFDRYNVIVKGLAGKPLTISGAILRIVGLWVWAVIWTIAPMLGWNRYVPEGNMTACGTDYLSKDWFSRSYIIVYSIFVYFMPLFLIIYSYYFIIAAVTAHEKAMREQAKKMNVASLRSSDNQNTSAEHKLAKIALMTISLWFMAWTPYLVINYAGIFETVKLSPLFTIWGSVFAKANAVYNPIVYGISRSAKCSHCIRDCQIKVSLKIFHLIQTSSLLPNIATNL, from the exons atgACCATTATAGCAGGGCCACATTTTGCCCCCCATTCATGGGGCTCCCATGGAGGAGGTTTTGGCAACCACACAGTGGTAGATAAAGCTTTACCGGAAATGCTTCATTTGGTTGATCCTTATTGGTACCACTTTCCACCAATGAATCCACTATGGTATGGAATTCTCGGTTTCGTCATTGGTTGCTTGGGATTAATTTCTGTATGTGGAAATGGGATGGTGGTCTTTATATTTACTACTACGAAATCCCTTCGAACTCCAAGCAACCTTTTCGTCGTCAATCTCGCATTCTCCGACTTTTGCATGATGTTTTTCATGTCGCCACCCATG GTAATCAATTGCTACTATGAGACGTGGGTTCTTGGTCCATTTATGTGTGAGATCTACGCAATGCTTGGCTCCCTATTCGGATGTGGCTCCATTTGGACAATGTGTATGATTGCTTTCGATCGATACAATGTCATTGTAAAGGGTTTAGCTGGCAAGCCACTAACTATCAGTGGTGCAATTCTGCGCATTGTTGGTCTCTGGGTATGGGCAGTAATTTGGACAATTGCACCAATGTTGGGCTGGAATCG ttatgttCCCGAGGGCAACATGACAGCATGTGGAACTGACTATCTATCTAAGGATTGGTTCTCTAGGTCTTACATTATTGTATACAGCATCTTTGTATACTTTATGCCTCTTTTCCTCATAATATACAGTTACTATTTCATCATTGCTGCTGTAACTGCTCACGAAAAAGCAATGCGTGAACAGGCCAAAAAAATGAACGTGGCTTCCCTTCGATCATCCGACAATCAAAATACGAGTGCTGAACATAAGCTCGCCAag atAGCTTTAATGACCATTTCACTGTGGTTCATGGCATGGACTCCATACTTGGTGATAAACTATGCAGGCATCTTTGAAACCGTAAAACTCAGTCCTTTGTTTACGATTTGGGGTTCCGTTTTTGCCAAAGCGAACGCTGTCTATAATCCAATTGTATATGGTATCAG CCGCAGTGCGAAGTGTTCCCATTGCATCCGTGATTGTCAGATAAAAGTTTCATTAAAGATTTTCCATCTCATACAAACCTCCAGTTTACTTCCAAATATTGcaacaaatttataa
- the LOC117182608 gene encoding uncharacterized protein LOC117182608 encodes MLKNVSKPEHHDVDCENSNVDNFINLQKTEEHHTTCSKCQKKIYADESTQVKSGDFIVSFRDFIKTEQDLVTMCNIKSFAVLYELIKAMDKCYPKNRKHICTTRECIILTTAKLKLDIPFAALGVFFNHVCVVTIRNVFCDTVKKLATILQSVLTRVLKEEIMKNMPKCFEKYQATTSVFDCTEIRIQQPNFIDPSTALMIPSAE; translated from the exons atgttaaaaaatgttagtaaACCAGAGCATCATGACGTTGATTGCGAGAACAGCAATGTCGACAATTTTATAAACTTGCAGAAGACTGAAGAACACCATACGACATGCAGtaaatgtcagaaaaaaatatatgctgATGAGAGTACTCAAGTTAAAAGTGGTGATTTTATTGTGTCATTCCGTGACTTCATCAAAACTGAACAAGATTTAGTCACAATGTGCAACATCAAGAGTTTTGCTGTTTTATATGAATTAATCAAAGCGATGGACAAATGTTACCCAAAAAACCGAAAACATATATGTACAACTCGGGAATGTATTATATTGACCACAGCAAAATTGAAGCTTGACATACCTTTCGCTGCTTTGGGTGTGTTTTTCAATCATGTCTGTGTTGTTACAATACGTAATGTTTTCTGTGATACTGTCAAAAAATTAGCTACTATTTTGCAATCGGTGCTCACAAGAGTTTTAAAggaagaaattatgaaaaatatgcccaagtgttttgaaaaatatcaagctACAACCTCAGTTTTTGACTGCACAGAAATTCGAATTCAGCAGCCCAA CTTCATAGATCCGTCTACAGCTTTGATGATACCGTCTGCAGAATAA